One region of Catenuloplanes indicus genomic DNA includes:
- a CDS encoding putative bifunctional diguanylate cyclase/phosphodiesterase, whose translation MRHWLQRRAVARSAIVALMIGLMLLAGLAFVSARSAAQASASVAGRQQVSQQWNEIYLKINIEYELLVDFLDQQSAQGRSVLTGSIGSAEENLRWLNANGGPDDSTQARSLQNTYSGYSYTLRNLVDATRGDDEELVRLQARQAALSAAALRKQASNNIARNNLEIGDRLREAQRESDRIKLAVGVISTADLALVVFCSLVLLVYQRSTERQAAESRYRASHDALTGVANRDLLTEGVEKAIARTVPGGSGVGLLLIDLNRFKEVNDTLGHHAGDLLLQEVARRLTGASRGTDVVARLGGDEFAVLLSAVDSADEVMEIGRRMLAGLCGPAELEGLTLDISGSIGVAFYPSPSTSAAELLQHADVAMYAAKRGHSGISMYDPEADSNSFEQLTLLGELRRAIENGELELHYQPKVRVGTRALCGAEALVRWRHPARGLLGPHLFVPTAEQSDLMRPLTEAVLEEALAQHRRWRHEGLLTPVSVNVGASNLLDPGFPARVAALMDHYGTAAGQLTIEITESALVDDPVRAATALRDMRDRGVLLSIDDFGTGYSSMSYLQVMPLDELKIDRQFTTEILSTPRGRPIVTAMVELAHALGLQVVVEGVEDERTHRAIGEMGCEVGQGYLFCRPLPPDEFAAWAAEWSRRAAPALS comes from the coding sequence ATGCGCCACTGGTTGCAGCGTCGCGCGGTCGCCCGCAGCGCGATCGTCGCGCTCATGATCGGCCTGATGCTGCTCGCCGGTCTCGCGTTCGTCAGCGCCCGCAGCGCCGCGCAGGCCTCCGCGTCCGTGGCCGGCCGGCAGCAGGTCAGCCAGCAGTGGAACGAGATCTACCTCAAAATCAACATTGAGTACGAGCTGCTGGTCGACTTCCTGGACCAGCAGAGCGCGCAGGGCCGCTCGGTGCTGACCGGCTCGATCGGCTCGGCCGAGGAGAACCTGCGCTGGCTCAACGCGAACGGCGGCCCGGACGACAGCACGCAGGCCCGGTCGCTGCAGAACACCTACAGCGGGTACAGCTACACGCTGCGGAACCTGGTCGACGCAACCCGCGGCGACGACGAGGAGCTGGTCCGCCTACAGGCCCGGCAGGCCGCGCTGAGCGCCGCCGCGCTGCGCAAGCAGGCCTCGAACAACATCGCGCGGAACAATCTGGAGATCGGCGACCGGCTGCGCGAGGCACAGCGGGAGAGCGACCGGATCAAGCTCGCGGTCGGCGTGATCTCCACCGCCGACCTGGCGCTGGTCGTCTTCTGCTCGCTGGTACTGCTGGTCTACCAGCGCAGCACCGAGCGTCAGGCCGCGGAGAGCCGGTACCGGGCCAGCCACGACGCGCTCACCGGCGTCGCCAACCGGGACCTGCTCACCGAGGGTGTCGAGAAGGCCATCGCGCGTACGGTACCGGGCGGCTCCGGCGTCGGCCTCCTGCTCATCGACCTCAACCGGTTCAAGGAGGTCAACGACACGCTCGGCCACCACGCCGGCGACCTGCTGCTGCAGGAGGTGGCCCGGCGGCTGACCGGCGCGTCCCGCGGCACGGACGTGGTCGCGCGGCTCGGCGGCGACGAGTTCGCGGTACTGCTGTCCGCGGTCGACTCCGCGGACGAGGTGATGGAGATCGGCCGGCGCATGCTCGCCGGTCTCTGCGGCCCGGCCGAGCTGGAGGGCCTCACGCTCGACATCAGCGGCAGCATCGGCGTCGCGTTCTACCCGTCGCCGAGCACCAGCGCGGCCGAACTGCTCCAGCACGCGGACGTCGCCATGTACGCGGCGAAACGCGGGCACAGCGGGATCAGCATGTACGACCCGGAGGCCGACTCGAACAGCTTCGAGCAACTCACGCTGCTCGGCGAGCTGCGCCGCGCGATCGAGAACGGCGAGCTGGAACTGCACTACCAGCCCAAGGTACGGGTCGGCACGCGTGCGCTGTGCGGCGCCGAGGCGCTGGTCCGCTGGCGGCACCCGGCGCGCGGACTGCTCGGCCCGCACCTGTTCGTCCCGACCGCGGAACAGAGCGACCTGATGCGCCCGCTCACCGAGGCCGTGCTGGAGGAGGCGCTCGCCCAGCACCGGCGCTGGCGGCACGAGGGCCTGCTGACGCCGGTCTCGGTGAACGTCGGCGCGTCCAACCTGCTCGACCCCGGCTTCCCGGCGCGGGTCGCCGCGCTGATGGACCACTACGGCACCGCCGCGGGCCAGCTGACCATCGAGATCACCGAGAGCGCGCTGGTCGACGACCCGGTGCGGGCCGCCACCGCGCTCCGCGACATGCGCGACCGCGGCGTGCTGCTCTCCATCGACGACTTCGGCACCGGCTACTCGTCGATGAGTTACCTCCAGGTGATGCCGCTCGACGAGCTGAAGATCGACCGCCAGTTCACCACGGAGATCCTCTCCACCCCGCGCGGCCGCCCGATCGTGACCGCGATGGTCGAGCTGGCCCATGCACTCGGCCTGCAGGTCGTGGTGGAGGGCGTGGAGGACGAACGCACCCACCGCGCGATCGGCGAGATGGGCTGCGAGGTCGGCCAGGGCTACCTGTTCTGCCGCCCCCTGCCACCCGACGAGTTCGCCGCGTGGGCGGCGGAGTGGAGCCGCCGGGCCGCCCCGGCCCTGTCATGA
- a CDS encoding sugar ABC transporter substrate-binding protein produces MDVSRRILAALLTLTVTVGTAGCTGDRRPGPVALLVASRQFGFVQEMTLGFAHGVETVGGVAHTVSGPGVADNTAELREFAKVEEKNPAGLSLFTLSPELFADSLGSTVARGTPVIAVHSPPSPGSGIRLFVGNDNYQLGAMLGDAVASRLPPSTGGVIVIGSVSPGIPSLDRRVAGVRETLQRRLPSAVVVGPFDTKQEPEANLRAWQTLRNANPDALAFVGISGRDVSSIASLRETSRDPWVAAAVGFDDKSLTLAKKGRMVLVSAETYLQGEVAGRLQALTAKTGRPLPIGWIQTPSLLIDSGNAAAVIGRQFSEQRRREWFDDTARTIVHSPEQFLRPLDDAV; encoded by the coding sequence ATGGACGTGTCGCGCCGGATCCTCGCCGCGCTGCTCACGCTCACCGTCACCGTGGGCACGGCCGGTTGCACCGGCGACCGGCGGCCCGGCCCGGTGGCGCTCCTGGTGGCCAGCCGCCAGTTCGGCTTCGTGCAGGAGATGACGCTCGGCTTCGCGCACGGCGTCGAGACGGTCGGCGGCGTCGCGCACACCGTGTCCGGTCCCGGCGTCGCGGACAACACCGCGGAACTCCGGGAGTTCGCCAAGGTGGAGGAGAAGAACCCGGCCGGCCTGTCGCTCTTCACACTCAGCCCGGAGCTGTTCGCCGACTCGCTCGGCAGTACGGTCGCGCGGGGCACACCGGTGATCGCGGTGCATTCGCCGCCGTCGCCCGGCTCCGGCATCCGGCTGTTCGTCGGCAACGACAACTACCAGCTCGGTGCGATGCTCGGCGACGCGGTCGCGTCCCGGCTGCCGCCCTCGACCGGCGGCGTCATCGTGATCGGCTCGGTCTCGCCCGGCATCCCGTCGCTCGACCGCCGGGTGGCCGGTGTGCGCGAGACACTTCAGCGACGGCTGCCCAGCGCGGTCGTGGTCGGCCCGTTCGACACCAAGCAGGAACCGGAGGCGAACCTGCGCGCCTGGCAGACGCTGCGCAACGCGAACCCGGACGCGCTCGCGTTCGTCGGCATCAGCGGCCGGGACGTCAGCTCGATCGCCTCGCTGCGGGAGACCAGCCGCGATCCGTGGGTGGCCGCCGCGGTCGGCTTCGACGACAAGTCGCTGACGCTGGCGAAGAAGGGCCGCATGGTGCTGGTGTCCGCGGAGACGTACCTGCAGGGCGAGGTGGCCGGCCGCCTCCAGGCGCTGACCGCCAAGACCGGGCGGCCGCTGCCGATCGGCTGGATCCAGACGCCGAGCCTGCTCATCGACTCCGGCAACGCGGCCGCGGTGATCGGCCGCCAGTTCTCCGAGCAGCGCCGCCGCGAATGGTTCGACGATACGGCCAGGACGATCGTGCACTCCCCGGAACAGTTCCTCAGGCCCCTCGACGACGCGGTCTAG
- a CDS encoding ABC transporter substrate-binding protein: MSLSRRQVLSLAAGLVASTATGACDGDGSGAAAGADETVLWYWPGGLSDAVLADAVKRFAPRTTLKPVLIEGDFRARLTEALAGPAEGVPSIAGIKGEEIASFLPRADLFTDLHRVGADEVAGQYLPWKWQQASAPDNRLIGFPIDIGPTAMFYRADLFERAGLPVEPGEVTARLGTWNDYFEAGIEITRALPGVKLLRNAPELFTIVICQGTKRFIDEANHFVGDGAHVRAAWDTAARLVGTGVSAGIPVEDDAAWKARLRDGTLATELGAAWLGYDIKTAAPDAAGDWRVASGPAAGANYGGSFLSLPVNGKDPAVAYEIMAWILSPENQARAFTDAALFPAAPATYTMAALREPDAYFGGQITVEVFGDSAQRAHRVYEAPADADVQRIYVRELAAFERGAKTETEAWRDAVAEGRRLAASLGVN; this comes from the coding sequence GTGTCGCTGTCCCGTCGGCAAGTCCTGTCCCTCGCGGCGGGGCTGGTGGCCTCCACTGCGACGGGTGCCTGCGACGGGGACGGGTCCGGGGCCGCGGCCGGGGCGGACGAGACCGTGCTCTGGTACTGGCCGGGCGGGCTGAGCGACGCGGTGCTGGCCGACGCGGTGAAACGGTTCGCGCCGCGGACCACGCTCAAGCCCGTGCTCATCGAGGGCGACTTCCGGGCGCGGCTGACCGAGGCGCTGGCCGGGCCGGCCGAGGGGGTGCCGTCGATCGCCGGGATCAAGGGCGAGGAGATCGCGTCGTTCCTGCCGCGCGCGGACCTCTTCACCGACCTGCACCGGGTCGGCGCGGACGAGGTCGCCGGTCAGTACCTGCCGTGGAAGTGGCAGCAGGCCAGCGCGCCGGACAACCGGCTGATCGGCTTCCCGATCGACATCGGGCCGACCGCGATGTTCTACCGCGCGGACCTGTTCGAGCGGGCCGGGCTGCCGGTCGAGCCGGGCGAGGTGACGGCGCGGCTGGGCACCTGGAACGACTACTTCGAGGCGGGCATCGAGATCACCCGTGCGCTGCCCGGCGTGAAGCTGCTCCGCAACGCGCCGGAGCTGTTCACCATCGTCATCTGCCAGGGTACGAAACGGTTCATCGACGAGGCGAACCACTTCGTCGGCGACGGCGCGCACGTGCGCGCGGCCTGGGACACGGCCGCGCGGCTGGTCGGGACCGGCGTGAGCGCGGGCATCCCGGTCGAGGACGACGCGGCCTGGAAGGCGCGACTGCGGGACGGGACACTGGCGACCGAGCTGGGCGCGGCCTGGCTCGGCTACGACATCAAGACCGCGGCACCGGACGCGGCCGGGGACTGGCGGGTGGCGTCCGGGCCGGCGGCGGGCGCGAACTACGGCGGATCGTTCCTGTCGCTGCCGGTCAACGGCAAGGACCCGGCTGTCGCGTACGAGATCATGGCCTGGATCCTGTCGCCGGAGAACCAGGCGCGCGCGTTCACCGACGCCGCGCTGTTCCCGGCCGCGCCCGCGACCTACACGATGGCGGCGCTGCGCGAGCCGGACGCGTACTTCGGTGGCCAGATCACGGTGGAGGTGTTCGGCGACTCGGCGCAGCGCGCGCACCGCGTCTACGAGGCACCGGCCGACGCGGACGTGCAGCGCATCTACGTCCGCGAGCTCGCCGCGTTCGAACGCGGCGCCAAGACCGAGACCGAGGCCTGGCGCGACGCGGTCGCCGAGGGCCGCCGCCTCGCCGCCAGCCTCGGCGTCAACTGA
- a CDS encoding PilZ domain-containing protein, whose product MADLQGWVNVPVRVEPGGEARVIAAGDRSLHLRRDTGAWTGLQPFDTVSLVRVTPLGRWWAAVRETDGTDLHLGLPRPTGADRRRYARQAVASTITVWWPGADQPATGNTTDMSVGGFSARLDREVPAGVNVAARISLGESPMTCIAATVDGRLGNARFAFTHLRPADRDMVAAITWTTGPDGAAVPSGPAWLWASAGSARVTFDATALGGAITGDDLKVHRGERVVLAIDDKLLLARVVSLAGGRPRLAWDD is encoded by the coding sequence ATGGCTGATCTCCAGGGATGGGTGAACGTGCCGGTCCGGGTCGAGCCCGGCGGCGAGGCGCGCGTGATCGCCGCCGGTGACCGGTCGCTGCACCTGCGGCGGGACACCGGCGCCTGGACCGGCCTGCAACCGTTCGACACCGTCTCGCTGGTCCGCGTCACCCCGCTCGGCCGCTGGTGGGCCGCGGTCCGCGAGACCGACGGCACCGACCTGCACCTCGGCCTCCCCCGCCCCACCGGCGCCGACCGCCGCCGCTACGCCCGGCAGGCCGTCGCCTCCACCATCACGGTCTGGTGGCCCGGCGCGGACCAGCCCGCGACCGGCAACACCACCGACATGTCCGTCGGTGGTTTCTCCGCCCGGCTCGACCGCGAGGTCCCGGCCGGCGTCAACGTCGCGGCCCGCATCTCACTCGGCGAATCCCCGATGACCTGCATCGCCGCCACCGTCGACGGCCGCCTGGGCAACGCCCGCTTCGCGTTCACCCACCTGCGCCCCGCCGACCGCGACATGGTCGCCGCCATCACCTGGACCACCGGCCCGGACGGCGCCGCCGTACCCAGCGGCCCCGCCTGGCTCTGGGCCTCCGCCGGCTCCGCCCGGGTCACGTTCGACGCCACCGCCCTCGGCGGCGCCATCACCGGCGACGACCTCAAGGTCCACCGCGGCGAACGCGTCGTCCTCGCCATCGACGACAAACTGCTCCTCGCCCGCGTCGTCTCCCTCGCCGGCGGCCGCCCCCGCCTCGCCTGGGACGACTGA
- a CDS encoding winged helix-turn-helix domain-containing protein, with amino-acid sequence MPATPIYQQIMADIRTKIANGDLKPGDKLPSIAELTVAYSCSAEPVKMAIRMLNTLGELQGHQGRGVYVATDQVGRQRPQAM; translated from the coding sequence ATGCCCGCCACCCCCATCTACCAGCAGATCATGGCTGACATCCGCACCAAGATCGCGAACGGTGATCTCAAGCCCGGCGACAAGCTGCCCTCCATCGCCGAACTCACCGTCGCCTACAGCTGCAGTGCCGAGCCGGTCAAGATGGCCATCCGCATGCTCAACACCCTCGGTGAACTCCAGGGTCACCAGGGCCGCGGCGTCTATGTCGCCACGGATCAGGTGGGGCGGCAGCGGCCGCAGGCCATGTAG
- a CDS encoding ABC transporter substrate-binding protein: protein MASLLNRPLSRRTLLAGSAAAGVGLTGLAAGCTSDDGAETAAPSGELRKTTYMTAFGLPGREAAGAVAKGKGFFTEAGLDVEILAGAAGEKNYAAMESGQVDFGAVDWSGAVPRYAKGGKAVKIVAAIHSQTLISMVTLPSTGITGARQLIGKRIGVGAGAAPKSVFPAYASAFNIEPAELKTVQWQEVAPDQVAGLLIAGKVDAIGLFVAGTPGVRKAAIGKGLITKEQDLVVLPYSDGLTDLMGNVLTARTQLIQEQPQLVRDFTNALMKGLDYAVNNPEEAAKILAEQVPETDPEVAAAELVIMKNYVYPQDTTKPVGFIDVARAAKGAAILEGVLQLPPVDVGDMIDFNFVPGGTPVAASAAAK from the coding sequence GTGGCATCACTGCTGAACCGGCCGCTCAGCCGCCGGACGCTGCTGGCAGGCAGCGCCGCGGCCGGCGTCGGCCTCACCGGGCTGGCCGCCGGCTGCACGTCGGACGACGGCGCGGAGACCGCGGCGCCGAGCGGCGAGCTGCGCAAGACCACGTACATGACCGCGTTCGGTCTGCCGGGTCGTGAGGCGGCCGGTGCGGTGGCGAAGGGCAAGGGCTTCTTCACCGAGGCCGGGCTGGACGTCGAGATCCTCGCGGGCGCGGCCGGTGAGAAGAACTACGCGGCGATGGAGTCCGGGCAGGTGGACTTCGGCGCGGTGGACTGGTCCGGCGCGGTCCCGCGGTACGCCAAGGGCGGCAAGGCCGTGAAGATCGTGGCCGCGATCCACTCGCAGACGCTCATCTCGATGGTGACGCTGCCCAGCACCGGCATCACCGGCGCACGCCAGCTGATCGGCAAGCGGATCGGCGTGGGTGCCGGCGCGGCGCCGAAGTCGGTCTTCCCGGCGTACGCGTCGGCGTTCAACATCGAGCCGGCCGAGCTGAAGACCGTGCAGTGGCAGGAGGTCGCGCCGGACCAGGTCGCGGGCCTGCTCATCGCCGGCAAGGTGGACGCGATCGGCCTGTTCGTCGCGGGTACGCCGGGCGTGCGCAAGGCCGCGATCGGCAAGGGCCTGATCACCAAGGAGCAGGACCTGGTGGTGCTGCCGTACAGCGACGGCCTGACCGACCTGATGGGCAACGTGCTGACCGCGCGCACCCAGCTCATCCAGGAGCAGCCGCAGCTGGTCCGCGACTTCACGAACGCGCTGATGAAGGGCCTGGACTACGCGGTCAACAACCCGGAGGAGGCGGCGAAGATCCTGGCCGAGCAGGTGCCGGAGACCGACCCGGAGGTGGCGGCCGCGGAGCTGGTCATCATGAAGAACTACGTCTACCCGCAGGACACCACGAAGCCGGTCGGCTTCATCGACGTGGCCCGCGCGGCGAAGGGCGCGGCCATCCTCGAGGGCGTGCTCCAGCTGCCACCGGTCGACGTCGGCGACATGATCGACTTCAACTTCGTTCCCGGCGGTACGCCCGTGGCGGCGTCCGCGGCGGCCAAGTGA
- a CDS encoding class I SAM-dependent methyltransferase, with product MTDIRPYPLSNLHAASGAHHDALSDLLDDDTMYRIMSLIDRESFPATGLPSGTWAGASMLEVGAGAGSVAQKMRYLVGDSGRVVALDLHPAIAPDGNLEVVQLDLLSGEPLPAGPFHLIHARLTLGHLPPRKEITARLVERLAPGGWLCLEDFRARRANIAVAGAGAEIVEEFQRTVGEKVFDAHGTDPGWAPSMHGVLTGLGLSNVETRTFSSYWGGGNAGARFLTAIHAQTYDKMLAAGMAKDRLDRVPEIMAHPETLIHGHEVFSVVGQRV from the coding sequence GTGACGGACATCCGGCCGTACCCGCTGAGCAATCTGCACGCGGCGTCGGGCGCGCATCACGACGCGCTCAGCGACCTGCTCGACGACGACACCATGTACCGGATCATGAGCCTGATCGACCGGGAGAGCTTCCCGGCCACCGGGCTGCCGTCCGGCACCTGGGCGGGCGCGAGCATGCTGGAGGTCGGCGCCGGGGCCGGCAGCGTGGCGCAGAAGATGCGCTACCTGGTCGGTGACTCGGGCCGGGTGGTCGCGCTGGACCTGCACCCGGCGATCGCGCCGGACGGCAACCTCGAGGTGGTGCAGCTCGACCTGCTCTCCGGCGAGCCGCTGCCGGCCGGGCCGTTCCACCTGATCCACGCGCGGCTCACGCTCGGCCATCTGCCGCCGCGCAAGGAGATCACCGCGCGTCTCGTCGAGCGCCTGGCCCCGGGCGGGTGGCTGTGCCTGGAGGACTTCCGGGCGCGGCGGGCGAACATCGCGGTGGCCGGTGCGGGCGCCGAGATCGTCGAGGAGTTCCAGCGGACCGTGGGTGAGAAGGTCTTCGACGCACACGGTACGGACCCGGGCTGGGCGCCGAGCATGCACGGCGTGCTCACCGGGCTCGGTCTGAGCAATGTGGAGACCAGGACGTTCAGCTCGTACTGGGGTGGCGGGAACGCGGGTGCGCGCTTCCTGACCGCGATCCACGCGCAGACGTACGACAAGATGCTCGCCGCCGGGATGGCCAAGGACCGGCTGGACCGGGTGCCGGAGATCATGGCGCACCCGGAGACGCTGATCCACGGCCACGAGGTGTTCTCGGTGGTCGGCCAGCGCGTCTGA
- a CDS encoding ABC transporter permease, translated as MSLRATFLPTAGVVGVVLAWWSFTVLGGVPEFFLPSPPQIFDAFLQKPEYLLGEAVVTLIETLAGFAIATAAGLLIGVGLAASATADRITLPVFVALNAVPKVALAPLLLFWLGFGFPPKITLVAIMCFFPILLAVKQGLTSAPAESLELAASLCANRRQTFLKIRFHYALPQIFLGLKTAINLAVIGAVVAELSNPERGLGTVISRSTSNFDTPAAFAAIVLLAVISVTLFYGIALIERLLLPWAREISG; from the coding sequence GTGTCCCTTCGTGCAACCTTCCTGCCCACCGCCGGGGTCGTCGGTGTGGTGCTGGCCTGGTGGTCGTTCACCGTGCTCGGCGGCGTGCCGGAGTTCTTCCTGCCGTCGCCGCCGCAGATCTTCGACGCGTTCCTGCAGAAGCCGGAGTACCTGCTCGGCGAGGCCGTCGTCACGCTGATCGAGACGCTGGCCGGGTTCGCCATCGCGACCGCGGCCGGTCTGCTGATCGGCGTCGGGCTGGCCGCGTCGGCCACCGCGGACCGGATCACGCTGCCGGTCTTCGTCGCACTCAACGCCGTACCGAAGGTGGCCCTGGCTCCGTTGTTGCTCTTCTGGCTGGGTTTCGGGTTCCCGCCGAAGATCACCCTGGTCGCGATCATGTGCTTCTTCCCGATCCTGCTCGCGGTCAAGCAGGGGCTGACGTCCGCACCGGCCGAGTCGCTGGAGCTGGCCGCGTCGCTGTGCGCGAACCGCCGGCAGACGTTCCTGAAGATCCGCTTCCACTACGCGCTGCCGCAGATCTTCCTCGGGCTGAAGACCGCGATCAACCTGGCCGTCATCGGCGCGGTGGTGGCCGAGCTGTCGAACCCGGAGCGCGGTCTCGGCACCGTGATCAGCCGCAGCACCTCGAACTTCGACACACCGGCCGCGTTCGCCGCGATCGTGCTGCTCGCGGTCATCTCGGTCACGCTGTTCTACGGCATCGCGCTGATCGAGCGGCTACTGCTGCCATGGGCCCGGGAGATCAGCGGCTAG
- a CDS encoding TetR/AcrR family transcriptional regulator → MSEEMSTSGAVRQRRERERANVRDRIVAAALEILESEGAAGLTVRRVAAEVEYTPPIVYQHFDGKDGLLLALVEHGYRQLHAEMGAAIAGAGDRVLDGAEAYLRYAGAHPYLYQAMTNTLLGAEARKRAADPVVGLTYRALADWSAAHAVALELDEACEIVWGTLHGMASLGHLGTIGPDRAVHLGRRALAAILRGWLASR, encoded by the coding sequence GTGTCCGAGGAGATGTCAACGAGCGGTGCGGTACGGCAGCGCCGGGAGCGGGAACGGGCGAACGTCCGCGACCGGATCGTGGCGGCGGCGCTGGAGATCCTGGAGTCGGAGGGCGCGGCCGGGCTGACCGTGCGCCGGGTCGCCGCCGAGGTGGAGTACACGCCGCCGATCGTCTACCAGCACTTCGACGGCAAGGACGGGCTGCTGCTGGCGCTGGTCGAACACGGGTACCGGCAGTTGCACGCGGAGATGGGCGCGGCGATCGCGGGCGCCGGGGACCGGGTGCTGGACGGCGCCGAGGCCTACCTGCGCTACGCGGGTGCGCATCCGTACCTCTACCAGGCGATGACCAACACGCTGCTGGGCGCCGAGGCGCGGAAGCGGGCCGCCGATCCGGTGGTCGGGCTGACCTACCGGGCGCTGGCCGACTGGTCCGCCGCGCACGCGGTCGCGCTGGAGCTGGACGAGGCCTGCGAGATCGTCTGGGGCACGCTGCACGGGATGGCGTCGCTCGGCCACCTCGGCACGATCGGCCCGGACCGCGCGGTGCATCTCGGCCGGCGGGCGCTCGCCGCGATCCTGCGCGGCTGGCTCGCTAGCCGCTGA
- a CDS encoding NAD(P)-binding protein, protein MYDVPEFLTRDHYEALVIGSGFGGAVAVCRLAQAGVDVAIVERGRRWPAGSFPRDLTRLDDGWLWACNHGLYDAMPLNDILAVRAAGYGGGSLVYANVAVRSPQAVFDGWPAPYSRAHLEEHYDLAAHMLDVAPVPQDRELPPKSRLMAEAADRLGHRDGFFHPNLAVTFADRGPGQTNRFGVPQRGCTYCGQCDIGCNVGAKNSARCIYRPMCPVR, encoded by the coding sequence ATGTATGACGTTCCGGAATTCCTGACCCGTGATCACTATGAGGCCCTGGTCATCGGCAGCGGCTTCGGCGGCGCGGTGGCGGTCTGCCGGCTGGCCCAGGCCGGCGTGGACGTCGCGATCGTCGAGCGCGGCCGTCGCTGGCCGGCTGGCAGCTTCCCGCGCGACCTGACCCGGCTCGACGACGGCTGGCTGTGGGCATGCAACCACGGTCTCTACGACGCGATGCCGCTCAACGACATCCTCGCCGTGCGCGCCGCCGGGTACGGTGGCGGCTCGCTGGTCTACGCGAACGTGGCGGTCCGCTCGCCGCAGGCCGTGTTCGACGGCTGGCCCGCGCCGTACAGCCGCGCGCACCTGGAGGAGCACTACGACCTCGCCGCGCACATGCTGGACGTGGCGCCGGTGCCGCAGGACCGCGAGCTGCCGCCGAAGAGCCGCCTCATGGCCGAGGCCGCGGACCGGCTCGGGCACCGCGACGGCTTCTTCCACCCCAACCTGGCCGTCACGTTCGCCGACCGCGGCCCGGGGCAGACCAACCGCTTCGGCGTGCCGCAGCGCGGCTGCACCTACTGCGGGCAGTGCGACATCGGCTGCAACGTCGGCGCGAAGAACAGCGCACGATGCATCTACCGACCTATGTGTCCGGTCAGATGA
- a CDS encoding GMC oxidoreductase has protein sequence MQTMLSSARSFASRLGTNRTAVLLAMGADHADGRIELRGRNNRLRVVWDTTRNDPLYTEQQTVSGAMVRALGGTPFTTPTWRMFRQPVTVHNLGGVPMGSAASPDGEVFGHPGLYVLDGALLPGATAGNPSLTITAVAERCIERAVRRITGDPSWRAPERDSLVPRPIPEDTAVAAVARRAAVLRRPAGVRFSEVMTGTVRLPGPDGLPGAAQLRLSVDIPDLDALIGDPAHSAAVYGTIRVAGPTAQPVMVAGGRLHLLATVDGGPARTMTYQIPFTDDTGRHWLLHGTKHVRRGRRTNPWTATTRLAVAVVDPDERYDAVIPTGRMTITAREAARLLTTIRPTGAGTPATVARFGLFLTGEVGRAFLQGTSR, from the coding sequence ATGCAGACGATGCTGTCGTCCGCGCGGTCGTTCGCGAGCCGGCTGGGCACGAACCGGACCGCCGTGCTGCTCGCGATGGGCGCGGACCACGCGGACGGCCGGATCGAGCTGCGCGGCAGGAACAACCGGCTGCGCGTGGTCTGGGACACCACCCGCAACGACCCGCTCTACACCGAGCAGCAGACCGTCTCCGGGGCCATGGTCCGCGCGCTCGGCGGCACCCCGTTCACCACCCCGACGTGGCGGATGTTCCGGCAGCCGGTCACCGTGCACAACCTCGGCGGCGTGCCGATGGGCAGCGCCGCCTCGCCGGACGGCGAGGTGTTCGGCCATCCCGGCCTCTACGTGCTCGACGGCGCGCTGCTGCCCGGCGCGACCGCCGGCAACCCGTCGCTGACCATCACCGCGGTCGCGGAGCGCTGCATCGAACGGGCGGTCCGCCGGATCACCGGCGACCCGTCCTGGCGGGCGCCGGAGCGTGACAGCCTGGTGCCGCGCCCGATCCCGGAGGACACGGCCGTGGCGGCGGTCGCCCGGCGTGCCGCGGTGCTGCGCCGCCCGGCCGGGGTCCGCTTCTCCGAGGTGATGACCGGCACGGTCCGGCTGCCCGGCCCGGACGGGCTGCCCGGTGCCGCCCAGCTGCGGCTGTCCGTGGACATCCCGGACCTGGACGCGCTGATCGGCGATCCCGCGCACTCGGCCGCGGTCTACGGCACGATCCGGGTGGCCGGACCGACCGCTCAGCCGGTCATGGTCGCCGGGGGGCGGCTGCACCTGCTCGCCACGGTCGACGGCGGCCCGGCGCGCACCATGACGTACCAGATACCGTTCACCGACGACACCGGCCGCCATTGGCTGCTGCACGGCACCAAGCACGTCCGCCGCGGCCGGCGCACGAACCCGTGGACCGCCACCACCCGCCTCGCCGTGGCCGTCGTCGACCCGGACGAGCGCTACGACGCGGTCATCCCCACCGGCCGGATGACGATCACCGCGCGCGAGGCCGCCCGCCTGCTGACCACGATCCGCCCGACCGGCGCCGGCACACCGGCCACGGTCGCCCGCTTCGGCCTCTTCCTCACCGGTGAGGTGGGCCGCGCGTTCCTGCAAGGAACCTCAAGATAG